Genomic segment of Strix uralensis isolate ZFMK-TIS-50842 chromosome 14, bStrUra1, whole genome shotgun sequence:
CCAACCCTGTTTTTCACAAGATGGAAGAGGGATGCTCAGATTCTGCAGGAAACCGTATTCTTGGGCACTGAAGTTGCAGTGCATCGCCAATCTGGACTAGCAGAAGTGTTACAGCCTGCTGTAGCTCTAAGCCAACCACAGACTCCCATCCCACGAGCAGCAGTAGTTGTCATCTGTTTCTTTAAGGCTACAAAGATCAGTAGCCTAAGACATTCACAGCTGATCTCTgaaaacagctgtattttaagaaataaaaccacagcaaTCCATGCCAAGAGCAACAGTAGTCAGAACTTGAGGTCATAAAAGGATCTGAGATTAACTCAGTTTTCCAAAAAACATAAACCACCTCCCACTCATAGCACAGGGACTAGTCGTTGTTCATCCTGATCAGAACTGAAGAGGGAAAAGGACTGAGACACACACATACCAGTAGTTCTGACAACGCTGACTGCCCTCACTGCATCCCTCCCTTCACCATTTCCCCCTGGCACTGGCCGATGTGGGAGGCACAGCCTTCTTCACCTGCCCGTGCACAGAAGGGGTTTGGGACGAGGCATCCCTTTTGCTCTGCTCAGCTGAACAATCTTTCCAGCATTAGGACCAGGATCTTACTGTGGGTCTCATAACCAGCCCTTTGTTCTGTCTGAGCTATAAACCTGCCCACAGCAAGGCTACATACGGTTCTTGTGGCCCAGAGTCATGATTCTGTCCATATCATCTGCATTGTTCACGACATAAGCTGAAAGGTCTTTGATATAAACTCCCACATCAGGTCTCTCTTTAACCTAAGAGAGAAACAGTTGAGATGGAGCATCCTTCGGAGATCCCCAATAGCAATTTTCAGTGGTACTACGACAGTACAGTGATTTACTCCTCCAGGTTCTGGTTTGCACATAAAACACTCCAACACTCAGAGCAGTTAAGGAATGCAGACTCATGCAGGACAATGTCCTACTGGTTTCCGCCAGTGGCAAATAGTGACTCAGGCTCCAATCCCTAGAAAGACTGTAAAGGGCCTTTGGGGTAGAACTGCAGGCACAAAACTGACTTGGAGGGAACAGCCAGTTTCTTACTCTGCAAGTGACCAAGTGGAAAAGATTCTGAGAAGTGATACCCAGCAACTGCATCTTAAAGGAAATGGTACATGTGCTGTGGAGCCTGACCTGCTGCTTCCCTggtctttaaaaatataaaatttctcaCCAATTCAAAACAAATATCACATGCAGAACAGCAGGCTCACCTCTAATCTCTGTGTCTGGTCTTTGCCTAGCAGGTCCCGCACTTCTTCATTGTAAATTTCTAGGTAAGACACACGAaccaaaaacctgaaaataaacagTTGGGTAGCTTTCTTAGTTAAGACATTTGTGGAAGTCCAAAAAACACAATCACAGAGCGCAAAGAAAATGCAGTGATATACCAGCACAATCCTGCTACCCCGTCAAGAACTGCTTAAGTAGGAATCTTTCAGCTACGGCTACAGGTACCATTTCAGTTGCCACTGTCAAGGTCAGGCTCCTGCAACAGCTGGACACACAAAAAACAGAAGCAGTGAAGAGAAGGTATTTACCTTGTGTCCCCCTCTGCCTTGGCAATGTGACCAAATATATGGGCAAAGGAATTGGGAATGATGCCTCTAAGCTCAGGAACTGCTCGGACACCTTCCATGGTGAAAGTTTTGCCTGTTCCAGTCTGCCCATATGCAAAAATAGTACCTGAAGGATAAGAAGATATAGGAACACACTCTAAGAAGTTGCTAACTGCAGTTTTACTTCACCCCTTCTTAGCCCAATGGCACTAAACACCTCTATTGTTACAGAGTTGAAATCTTCCACCCACTCCAGTAGATACTGTACAAGGGCAACAGAAATGCTGGACAACAGCAGCGAACAGGGCTGAGCCCGTTTTATCCAGCCCGCAAGATATCCCAAAAAAACTCAGCTTAACTGTGCAGAGTGATTAAAGTAGGGAGTGCTAGTACACTTAGGTCTCACACACAAAGAATTAAGGCAAGCCCAATTAATAACACAGTCAATTCGATGAATATCATTATATACCAACTGTAAAACCAACTATTGCTAAGCCACAGCACAAACAGTGTGAGGCTTCTACAACACAGGCCACAGCACAAGCCCAGTTCTGAACCTGCAAACAGCTACAGTTTGGACTAGAGAACCAGCCTACACGGGAAAACACCCAGAAAACATACCGAGATCCCAGACTCTGGTACTCCAGAGATATACTGGTTCTTAAGTTTAGCCTAGCACTGTGTAAAACTCAAGTTTTGATTGTCAAGCCAATGACTTGACAATTTGGAAAAGCTAATTTTTAATCAGCTGAAACCTGGGTGTGTTAGCACAAGAGCTTATTAGGCATTTAACAAACCTTTAAAAACCTTGTAATCTGTTGTTGTTTATAGCATACTGTTATGGAAAGCAGTAATTTGCTTCCTTACTAGCACCTGCTCTCCTTTACATAATACATTTACATGCATAAACAGACACATACACAAATCATGGTCAGACTCTTCCCAGCTGTAGGAAGCAACAGATTATCTGTGGGGCAGGGCAGATGTGTTTAACTAGTCATTTTAGTTTAAGCCAGCAAAGTTTAGAGGAGAAAATACAGCAGTTATATGCACAAGTCTGGTATGCATACCTAGTTACTGCAGGACCACAGCAGCTGCCTGGTTACTGAAATTGTATAGTGAAGAGCCGCTGAGAATTCTGATAATGAGATAAAGTATATCTTTTGCAAACAGAagatacagaataaaaacatACAGCTGACTGACCTCAGCTCAGTGTTGTTCACCAATCTCCCACTGTTAATGATCATAGTAGGTACAACCACCGAGCACTCAGCACAGCAAGGACCTTCAGGCTGTTTTAAGTTAGAGGCCACAACAGAAACAATACAGGGCTCCAGCCCTCAAAAGGTGAAACTCCCTTAAATAAGATCAGCAGGAACTCTAAGAATGCAAAGAGGAGATGGGATCCCTGACTTAAAACAACAAGGGACTTACCATTGTATCCTTCTAGGACAGAGTCAATAATAGGTCTTGCAGTTAAATTATAGACATCCAGCTGTTTACTCTCTGGTCCAAACACTGTGTCAAACGTAAACGTCTTAGGAGGCTCATTGGATGAGTCTGTTTTATGAACTGTTATAGTTCCTCTCATTTCATCTACGTTGACTGCCATTTTGTAGCCCGTTGCTTTCTCTCGTTCATTAAGAGGCCGGCATCGAACAACCACCTTGACATTATCACAGCTCTCTGGCTTGTCCAGCTTCTCAGGCTTGTTGATCTAGAATtgttaaaaaagcaagaaaaaaatacacaggctGTAACACTGCTGTTAGCATACTTGTGTGTTTAAGCACAAACGTTGTTGAATCAACTCAAGTAGATGCATACACCTCCACAGGATCGTGAACATGGAGACTTAAAACCAGAACTGCTTTATAATTAAAGCTGAGAGAACAATGTATGCTTATTCAATCATTGCAAGCTGCTTCTCCTTGCTAACGTGGAAACTGATGGAGTAAGACTTGGGAATTTCACCTTCAGGATCATCTATGAATTTCTTCAAGAAACAATTTCATGCTTGCAAACAACCTGCAAGCATTTTGCTGGACGTAGCTGCAGCTGTGCCATTCTTTTACATTAACACTGACCACGGTCCCTCACTGGAGCACACAAGTCTCAAACCTTACAGATGACATAAGCAGATATCAGTGAGCAGTGGGTGAAGGGAATGCATTTAACTTACAAGCTTCAGTGTACTCGCTGAATTTTAatcatttagaaaattaaaatgctgtattaTAAAGCctcacaaacattttatttcagtagtAGTCCAGTACAAATTTGGAAGCACCCCTGATTAATATGACATCATGTGCTTCTCTTGATTAAATACATCTAATCCCACATTGATCAGGTAAAGTCTAAAGCACCACCCCTGGTGCTAAGTGCTGTAGCTGAGCATTTAACCACTTCTAAAGCAGCTATGTTGGATGTCAACAAGAAACAAACCCAGTTTCCAAGCGTGCCTCTCCCACCAGCTGACACCTGCCCAGATTCCTCCCAGGCCTCAGCAGAGGCCAGAAGCAGCTTCTGGTGAAAGCTGAGAGCTGAGCCTCATCTTGTTGGAGGAGGGATCCTATAGCCCTATTCTACCCCCGTAGGTGGAAGAGAGTTTCCGAAATCAGCTCCAGAATTAGTGAGTCACGATGAGCTGCCTCTCCGCTGTCCTCCACAGCCTCCTGCAGGCCAAAACACCACCCGAGCAGCGCCCACACTCCCCctaccccccacctccccagccagGGCCATTCCCCTCAGCCGAGACCCCCCTGCGAGGCGAGGCCACCCCTcaccgccccggggccgccgccacTGCCAGCGGCctcggcccccgccccccgcggccccccacCCCACCGGCCCCGCTCAGCCTGGCAGGACGGCACACACCACCCGCGATGCCCCATCCCGCGGCGCAGGCGGCTCCCACATCGCGACGAACGCGAGCAGAGGCCGCGGGGCCTACGCCCCCCCCACACCGAGAACCGCGGTTCCTGTCAGCGACGGGCCGAGCAACGTAGGAACCGGACGGCACCGGGGCGGGGCCGAGCCACCGCCCCATCCCCGCCGCGCACCCCAAGCCCGGCGGCAGCCACCACCCCGCCGCGGACAGCCCCCTCCCCGCGGAGGCCGCGGTCCCGGCGGCCCCTCACCGGCATGGCGGCAGCGCGCGGGCAGGGAGCGGCGCCGGGCGCGAGGCACCCGCCGGGTGGCACAACGGAACAATAACAGCACCGCGcctgcgcccgccccgccccggcccggcccgcagccaATCCCCGCGCGCTGCGGAGGCCGCGCACCCAATGGCTGGCGAGGAAAGGAAGGGCCCGGCCTGCCCCCTAGCGTCGATAGGTGCCAGGCGCCAGCCAATGGCGgggggcggagcggcgggggcgggcggggcgtCGCCATGGGAacggcgaggggcggggcggcccgggctGCCGGTGGTGTCACTGCGGCGCGATggcgccggccgcggccggggTGGGGACCGGCGGCCTTGGCCGGTGTCCCCGGGTCCTACGGCTCCGCCACAGCGCTCCGGGGGGCTCCGGTTCTCGGCCTGACAGGCCTCTGTGGGGCTGACAGGGCTCTGGGGGTTCTGACGGGGCTCTGGGCCTGACGAGACTCTGACCGATGGGGCTCCAGGGCTCTGACAGGGCTCTGGGCCTGATGAGGCTCTGAGGGGACTGACAGGGCTCCAGGGGCTCTGACAGGGCTTCGGGGCTCTGACAGGGCTTCGGGGCTCTGACAGGACTTCAGGGCTCTGACAGTGCTCCAGTAGCTCTGACAGGGCTCCAGGGCTGTGGCCAGGCTCCAGAGCTGACAGGGTCACAGCCCCAGCCTGTTCTCCACACAGGCAGAAAATCCATCTCCTTTTCCTGATCCCTGATCTCACTCTGGTATTTCTGCACACCCAAATCCTGCAGGTCGCAGGGTGTTGTGCAACTCCTACTCCTCCCTGTGCTGCCTTTGCTCTGGATGCCAAGGCCTGGGATCCCAGAGCAAGGCCAGGAATGACCAGCAGTGAGCACCAAGCACGGGAGCAAGCTGAGGCTGTAAGTCAGTTGGGCTGGGTTTTTGCCAGAGGGCTGTAGGCGGGAACAGGAATGTGGACGGGATTGATCTGGGGCTTCCAGAAGGGTTTCTGATCTCACCCACCAAACTCACCGCTGTATCGCAGGGCCGGGAATACGCCAGTAATGACAGGACAGGGCTGTTCCCTCACCCTCAGCTGCACGTCAGCAGGTGAGTCAGGAAGCTCAAGGACAAGGTGTTCAGCAAACACAGACACTTTGCTATTTTACATCACCACGGTGTTACTCAGAGCTATATTGTATGCAAAGATTTGTAGACTAATAGAGTAATTTAGCACCAAAAAACGTATAACCTAAAGGGCTGGTGAGAGAATAGAGAGTTGTGTGTGGGCAGACAAAGCTGAAGAACAAGGAGAGGTTTAACATAAAATATTGGaaccagctcccagagaaaatgCTGCGTGAGAATAAAAGGGAACCAAGGGGGAAGCTGAGGAGAGTGGTTGCAAGAGGTGGAGAGACCCTGGTTGGAAGCAAACACGGGGTGAAACACAGATGCTGGCAGAGTGGCCCAggcctgggaggggacagaggtgCTTATGCTCCatgaaacaccaaaaaaaaggatttttcccagtgtctggaaggaaaacagcttctggCAGGTGTTGGGGACAGTGTGGATGCAGCAAAAGGGTATTTTGGACAGGGCCACGCCAAGGAGAAGGGGCAGCGCATTTGTCAAGGCCATAACCGGTGCCAGGCAAGGGGGTAGGGGTGGGTTTgggggctgtgctgcaggttaCGATGTTTTTCACCTTGGCAGAACCTCGCCCTGATCCCGGGATCGAGGGGCTCTGCCCAACACTGACCGTGACCTCTGGGCAGGTGAGACGACGTCCACCGGGGAAGCGCCGAGCGGTTCGGGCCGGGAGAGCGGAGACCTGGAGATCCAGCCCAAACATTCCCCGTGGGATCAAGCTGTCCGCGGGACGAGGACCAGGAGGCGGCCGTGGTCGGAGCCCCACCGAGGGCTGGAAGAAGGAGCTGTGCCCAAAAGGACCTCCTCACCCACGAAACGgttggtggggggtttttgtttttttttttttttttaccgtgGTGGCTTAATTCCACCGAAACTACTGGCTGAGACGTTCAGCAGAGCCTGTGGGCACTGAGGAGGGGAGGAAACATCTCCCAGCTCCGTGCGGGCCGCCCACACGAACcgcctctccccccaccccgcctccccGCCTTCCTGCCCGGGGCGGGCCCTGCGCGCAGCCACGGATGGGAgcgggcggcccccccggccccccctgccGCTCCGCTCTCCGGTGCCGGGGCCGCAccgagccccccgcccgccctcccgccgcccccaTGCCCGGCGCAGCCCGGCAGGGCGGGTAAGGACGGTTCCGCGGCTCTtcccggtggggggggggggctcctcccGGGGCTCCCCGCTGTCCCCGGGCGCTCCGCGGGACCGGGAGGGCAAGTCCGGGCGTTGGTGGTGCGGAACCTGCGCGGTGTCGTTCTCAGCGACAGCCGCGGTCAAATTAGCCGGAGGGTGAGTTTTGAATtaattcttcttccccccccccccgctacaCAAGGATAAACTTTTCTGTGCATCAAACCGGACAGATAAATCTTTCCCAGCTTTCCCTCTGCTGAAATGGTCCGGGCAGTCTGGTTTGGATGCTCTGACATCCAGTGGCAGCGAAAGCCAAAGTCATGTGCGGTTCCTGCTTTCAGTGAAAGATCCCAGAGTTTCAGCTTTAGAAAGGTAGAACAGTTTCCAGAGGATTCAGGGCACTTTGGGGGTTTTAATGGAGCTGTAGAGATAATGGTGTCAGCTTCCAGAAAACACTGACGAGGAAGCCCACATCCACCactctgcaaagaaaagcagaaattttatatCTAGGAACATATTCTTTCTGCTGTTAGAGAGACACCAAAATGTAAGCATTGAAATGCTCGGTTTCAGGCTGAGATGTTCTCACTGCTTGGATCTTACCTTGTTGAGATGTTTATTTGATGTAAATACGTGCTTAGTCTGGAGAGGGGTATTTCCAAAGCCTTGCTGTTGCCTGCCTTCAGCATCAACAGAAAAAGATTAAGACTGCTTTAAGGAAAACTGTTAACTGGGAATTAATAAAACTCCTAAGAAAGTCATCTTTGAGCTTCTGTACTAAACCAATAGACCTCTAGTTGCCAGAAACTTAAAATCGGGTGATAACAGGTTGCAACTCCATAGCTCTGCAAATGGAGAGCTGAATGTGTGAAACAGGGAGTAATCCGTAGTGCTCACCCAAGGTTGCTCAAGCAAGCTTTTACCCAGCCCTGGAGGAAAAAAGCTGGACTGCGGTGT
This window contains:
- the CCNI2 gene encoding cyclin-I2 → MAPAAAGRAVGGNRNVDGIDLGLPEGFLISPTKLTAVSQGREYASNDRTGLFPHPQLHVSSVWKENSFWQVLGTVWMQQKGILDRATPRRRGSAFVKAITGARQGGETTSTGEAPSGSGRESGDLEIQPKHSPWDQAVRGTRTRRRPWSEPHRGLEEGAVPKRTSSPTKRHGWERAAPPAPPAAPLSGAGAAPSPPPALPPPPCPAQPGRAGKDGSAALPGGGGGLLPGLPAVPGRSAGPGGQVRALVVRNLRGVVLSDSRGQISRRRLPSGKLAQRVAMKCPGPPESSRLASFLENALAREARIWKVPVFQNLTLKGTDIPLSCYKKAVLWIAEISSQFQFYPETFALATSIFNRLLASVKAQLKYLQCIAISCLVLAAKTNEEDEVIPSVKTLAVRSGCKRSPAEILRMERIILDKLHWDLYTATPMDFLNIVSTKFGKFFFFKETAPYQIRLENTAAHTYTHPHILPKMLCKLPVLSYLQVC